In Salinibaculum sp. SYNS191, the genomic window CCCGCGAGGTCGAATCCGAACTCGACGACGCCGGCCTGGAGTACGACCGCGACGCGACCGAGAAGTACGGCGGGTTCTCCAACGCCATCTTCACCGTCGAGGCGCGGCCACAGGACATCCCAGTGAGCAGGGAGCGCAACGGCGACGTGCGCATCGAAATCGAACGGGTCCGCCGGGACGGTATCGAGTTCCGCCCGCTCGCCAAGCGCCGGGACCACGTGCTGGTGGGCATCGACCCCGGCACGACGACTGCCGTCGCCGTCGTCGGACTCGACGGCGAGGTGCTGGACGTGCTGAGCACCCGGACGGCGGACACCGCCGCGGTCATCGAGTGGATAATCGAGCGCGGGCGGCCGATCGTCGTCGCCGCGGACGTGACGCCGATGCCCGAGACCGTCGAGAAGATACGGCGGAGCTTCGACGCCGCCGGCTGGGAACCCGAGCGGGACCTGCCGGTGGACACGAAGCAACACCGGACGCGCGAGGAGGGGTGGGACAACGACCACGAGCGCGACGCGCTGGCGGCCGCACTCACGGCGTACGACGACCACGAGGACCAGTTCGAGCGCGTCGCCGCGAAGGTCCCGCCCCGCCACGAGGTGGGCGAGGTCGTCGCCCGCGTCGTCGCCGGCGAGGAGTCCGTCGAGTCCGTGCTGGCGGACCTCACCCAGGACGACACCGCCGGCGAGGACGACGAGAGCGAACACACCGAGCGGGAACTGACCGAGGAGGAGAAACAAATAAAGCGCCTGAAGGCCCGCGTCGAGCGCCTGGAGGGCCACGTCGACGACCTGAAGGAGACCGTCGCGCGGAAGGACGAGCAGATAGACACCTACGAGACGGAACTGTCGGCGGCCAAACGCGAGGAGCGCCGCGAGGCGCGCAAGCGCCGGGAGGTCACCCGGCTGGAGCGGAAGAACGACCGGCTGGAGCGGAAACTGGAGACGAAAGCGGAGCGCATCGAGGACCTTGAGGGGAAACTGGAGCGGCTAAAGGCGCTGTGGAAGCTCGACCACTCCAACTTCGCGGACGTCGCCGAGAAGCAGGCCGGCCTGGTGCCGGTGAAGGTCGTCGAGCAGTTCACCACCGGCGCCATCGAGGCAGCAGAGGAGAGTTTCGGGCTGGCCGAGGACGACGTCATCATGCTCCGGGACGCCAG contains:
- a CDS encoding DUF460 domain-containing protein is translated as MNGRTEALDTVVFGVDIQSGDVRGDAPSYALAVFDGETVERDVVSYRKLRRRIDGEVPAIVATDNMYELAEDKDALVHFLGSIPDETRLVQVTGAEQPEPLSRVASRHGVPYGKDPMKEAEAAARLAAANVGQAVTAFTDRTEVKVARGRSTGGGGGWSEDRYTRRIHGSVKRRAREVESELDDAGLEYDRDATEKYGGFSNAIFTVEARPQDIPVSRERNGDVRIEIERVRRDGIEFRPLAKRRDHVLVGIDPGTTTAVAVVGLDGEVLDVLSTRTADTAAVIEWIIERGRPIVVAADVTPMPETVEKIRRSFDAAGWEPERDLPVDTKQHRTREEGWDNDHERDALAAALTAYDDHEDQFERVAAKVPPRHEVGEVVARVVAGEESVESVLADLTQDDTAGEDDESEHTERELTEEEKQIKRLKARVERLEGHVDDLKETVARKDEQIDTYETELSAAKREERREARKRREVTRLERKNDRLERKLETKAERIEDLEGKLERLKALWKLDHSNFADVAEKQAGLVPVKVVEQFTTGAIEAAEESFGLAEDDVIMLRDASGAGESTARRLAEVNPQVVLRNGGLSDMADRVLFEHDIPVAPADMVTVQEVDELAVARESEVEAAIEDWEERVRERERQRSAEMVDQLISEHRAGEVE